Proteins from a single region of Chryseobacterium scophthalmum:
- a CDS encoding RagB/SusD family nutrient uptake outer membrane protein has translation MKKIFLTISILSLFVSCNDDFVDIKPEGVVVAEDFYKTEADAMKATNAIYSFLRSWENSGFPAQFVYGVTGDDVEKGSNPGDASFINAYDNFSFTTSDDGINGYWTGQWQAVQRANQVITNVPNINMDTALKTRLIAEAKMLRAYFYFNLVRIYGGVPIFDGIQADYINQPRNTAAEVYAFIVKDLTEASAILPQTYPAGQEGRVTKGGALGLLSKVYLYMKDYQKAYDVSNQVKGMGYSLDPSFNHLFRPAGEFGTESVFEVNCGCSPEFGGSQYAEVQGVRNQYGWGFFTPTQALENAFEPGDIRKQFTILREGQTTPEGDLIKKGDPQAGNTWNYKTYVPSSLNNNACGYGSIQNIRILRFADILLINAEAANELGNTAVAITNINLVRNRAQLANTTATNQSTLRTAIWQERRVELAMENDRFPDLVRTGQAGTFLGPLGFQTGKNELFPIPLRAITDSKGILTQNPGY, from the coding sequence ATGAAAAAAATATTTTTAACAATCTCAATACTTTCATTATTTGTTAGCTGTAATGATGATTTTGTTGATATAAAGCCGGAAGGAGTAGTAGTAGCAGAGGATTTCTATAAAACAGAAGCTGATGCTATGAAAGCAACGAATGCTATATACAGCTTCCTAAGAAGTTGGGAAAACTCTGGTTTTCCTGCACAATTTGTTTATGGAGTAACGGGTGATGATGTTGAAAAAGGATCAAATCCTGGTGATGCATCTTTTATCAATGCGTATGATAATTTTTCTTTTACAACGAGTGATGACGGAATTAATGGTTACTGGACTGGGCAATGGCAAGCTGTTCAAAGAGCCAACCAGGTTATTACCAATGTTCCGAACATTAATATGGATACAGCTCTTAAAACAAGATTGATTGCAGAAGCCAAAATGTTAAGAGCTTATTTCTATTTTAATTTGGTAAGAATATATGGCGGTGTTCCTATTTTTGATGGAATACAAGCTGATTATATTAATCAACCAAGAAATACCGCTGCAGAGGTATATGCATTTATTGTAAAAGATTTAACTGAAGCATCTGCAATTTTACCGCAAACCTATCCTGCAGGTCAGGAAGGAAGAGTCACAAAAGGTGGTGCTCTGGGATTACTTTCAAAAGTTTATCTTTATATGAAAGACTACCAAAAAGCTTATGACGTTTCAAATCAAGTAAAAGGAATGGGATATTCTTTAGATCCTAGTTTTAATCACTTATTTAGACCAGCAGGTGAATTTGGGACTGAATCAGTTTTTGAAGTTAATTGTGGTTGTTCTCCAGAATTTGGTGGGAGTCAGTATGCAGAAGTTCAAGGGGTAAGAAATCAGTACGGATGGGGTTTCTTTACACCAACTCAAGCATTAGAGAATGCATTTGAACCTGGTGATATCAGAAAACAATTTACAATTCTTAGAGAAGGTCAAACTACACCGGAAGGTGATCTTATCAAAAAAGGTGATCCACAAGCAGGTAATACTTGGAATTATAAAACTTACGTTCCTTCATCACTTAACAATAATGCGTGCGGATATGGATCTATTCAAAACATAAGAATCTTGAGATTTGCAGACATTCTTCTAATCAATGCCGAGGCGGCAAATGAATTAGGAAATACTGCGGTTGCGATTACAAATATCAACTTAGTAAGAAATAGAGCTCAGCTTGCGAATACAACTGCAACTAATCAGTCTACTCTTAGAACTGCAATCTGGCAAGAGAGAAGGGTTGAATTGGCAATGGAAAATGATAGATTTCCAGATTTAGTAAGAACAGGTCAAGCTGGTACTTTCCTTGGTCCATTAGGATTTCAGACTGGTAAAAATGAATTGTTTCCAATACCTTTAAGAGCAATTACAGATAGTAAAGGTATTTTAACGCAGAACCCTGGTTATTAA
- a CDS encoding SusC/RagA family TonB-linked outer membrane protein: MKQTNLKYSCLIAVLYFGMNVNGQVAPKDTVAKEQKIEEVVLIGYGTQKKENITGSIGLVTAKDLADKPNANPLNSVQGKLAGVNIVTSGTPGGSPRVDIRGVGSLSGNTVFIVDGMLTEDISFLNPQDIESMSVLKDPSSLAIFGAKAANGAVIIKTKTGKGKPVFNVNSYLGIKTVTNVPKMVNGDQYIELYNEKVRNDVLNPQPSDFITKAQYPGNADWFKEILRTSIINSNDFSASGSLGKLNYYGSVGYLQDEGNLAAGQGINSGSGFNRFNTKLNLSYKVTDNITVGNNFSFSKTRTDVAQNPLLDARNAPPVYDVMNPATGNYQYITLINVPNPRAKLDLYRSQVRQERLLNNVWAEIKFLKDFSFRSSYTTDNYSPSQYEYTPTLLYVPVSSQKQSTLITRDNRYRNYVWDNTITWKKDFGNHNLELLAGFSRIRDSRSEDVWTAKNVKYDGTNGSLNIGNGTDIFNYHDTAAAVTDGRPAATQDQQRIESFFGRINYDYAGKYLLNASVRRDASSQISTDRYKTFPAVSVGWVVSKEGFMSEQNVFDLLKLRASWGKLGNPRVKRDFSPIVTNIGGGVYYGNTGYPAGTVDRVIDPSIGWETTTGSDFGVEMAFLNNKLKVEGTYYNKESKDIVYAVNQATISGASNPYDYITNAYSFRNKGFEVSVNYNANLSEGVKLGVYGNFTTLKNEITNVYQDSFLETGASLFGNSIVRLQAGQAVSSYYGYEVAGVFQTDAEAAASGQNGAKAGWFKFTDLDGNGVIDTRDKTFLGSPIPKGTYGFGVNLTVHSIDFGIDFQGVFGNKIYNYNREQRYGNESWDLDMYNNRWTGAGTSNTNSMITSNQSVILPSSFYVEDGSYFRIRNIQVGYNLPSSLAQSLSVKKLRIYLSAQNPLTIFKYNGFSPEINNTDRVQMGIDNNIYPISAIYTMGMNLTF; the protein is encoded by the coding sequence ATGAAACAAACTAATTTAAAGTACTCTTGTCTTATTGCCGTTCTCTATTTTGGGATGAATGTCAATGGGCAGGTTGCTCCTAAAGATACTGTTGCGAAAGAACAGAAAATAGAGGAGGTTGTACTCATAGGATATGGTACACAAAAAAAAGAAAACATCACAGGAAGTATTGGTTTGGTTACGGCTAAAGATTTAGCAGATAAACCGAATGCAAACCCACTAAACTCAGTACAAGGAAAATTGGCTGGGGTAAATATTGTGACATCTGGTACACCAGGTGGGTCTCCTCGGGTAGATATTAGAGGGGTTGGGTCTTTGTCTGGTAACACAGTTTTCATTGTTGATGGAATGTTAACGGAAGATATTTCTTTCCTTAATCCTCAGGATATTGAATCGATGAGTGTTTTGAAAGATCCTTCAAGTTTGGCAATTTTTGGAGCTAAAGCTGCAAATGGTGCTGTAATTATTAAAACTAAAACAGGGAAAGGGAAACCGGTTTTCAATGTTAATTCTTATTTGGGAATTAAAACGGTTACGAATGTTCCTAAAATGGTAAATGGAGATCAGTATATTGAGCTATACAATGAAAAAGTGCGTAATGATGTGTTGAATCCTCAACCTTCTGATTTTATAACGAAAGCACAATATCCTGGTAATGCAGATTGGTTCAAAGAGATTTTGCGTACAAGCATTATCAATTCTAATGATTTTTCTGCTTCTGGAAGCCTAGGTAAGCTTAATTATTATGGTAGTGTAGGTTATCTTCAGGATGAAGGGAATTTAGCTGCCGGTCAAGGAATTAATTCTGGAAGTGGTTTTAATAGGTTTAATACCAAGTTAAATCTTAGTTATAAGGTTACAGATAATATCACAGTTGGAAATAATTTTTCATTCTCCAAAACCCGTACTGATGTAGCACAAAATCCTTTATTGGATGCACGTAATGCACCACCTGTTTATGATGTAATGAATCCTGCTACTGGAAATTATCAGTATATTACATTAATAAATGTTCCTAATCCAAGGGCAAAGCTTGATCTTTATCGTTCTCAAGTAAGACAGGAAAGATTGCTTAATAATGTTTGGGCAGAAATTAAATTTTTGAAAGACTTTTCTTTTAGAAGTAGTTATACCACCGATAATTATAGCCCGAGCCAGTATGAATATACACCAACATTACTTTATGTTCCTGTTAGTAGCCAAAAACAATCAACACTAATAACTAGAGATAACAGATATAGAAACTATGTCTGGGATAACACTATTACTTGGAAAAAAGATTTTGGGAATCATAATTTGGAATTACTAGCTGGTTTTTCCAGAATTAGAGACTCTAGATCAGAAGATGTATGGACTGCTAAAAATGTAAAATATGACGGTACCAATGGTTCTCTAAATATTGGTAATGGTACTGATATTTTTAATTATCATGATACCGCTGCTGCAGTTACTGATGGTAGACCAGCAGCTACACAAGATCAGCAAAGAATAGAGTCTTTTTTTGGAAGGATAAATTATGACTATGCCGGTAAGTATCTTTTAAATGCCTCTGTACGTAGAGATGCAAGTTCGCAAATATCAACAGACAGATATAAAACTTTTCCTGCAGTAAGTGTGGGTTGGGTAGTTTCAAAAGAAGGTTTTATGAGTGAGCAGAATGTTTTTGATTTGTTGAAATTGAGAGCAAGCTGGGGTAAATTAGGTAACCCGAGAGTTAAAAGAGATTTTTCTCCGATTGTAACTAATATTGGTGGAGGTGTATATTATGGTAACACTGGATATCCAGCAGGAACGGTTGACAGAGTGATTGATCCGTCAATTGGTTGGGAAACAACAACGGGTTCAGATTTTGGCGTTGAGATGGCATTTTTAAATAATAAATTAAAAGTTGAGGGAACTTATTATAACAAAGAATCAAAAGATATAGTTTATGCAGTTAATCAAGCTACGATTTCCGGAGCTAGTAATCCATATGATTATATCACTAATGCTTACTCTTTTAGAAATAAAGGTTTTGAGGTATCTGTAAATTATAATGCAAATCTTAGTGAAGGTGTTAAACTTGGGGTTTATGGTAACTTCACAACTCTTAAAAATGAGATCACAAACGTTTATCAAGATTCATTCTTAGAAACCGGAGCTAGTTTATTTGGTAATTCAATTGTAAGATTACAAGCTGGGCAAGCTGTTAGTTCTTACTATGGATACGAAGTTGCAGGCGTATTCCAAACTGATGCTGAAGCTGCTGCATCCGGGCAGAACGGAGCTAAGGCAGGATGGTTCAAGTTTACGGATCTTGATGGAAATGGAGTAATTGATACCAGAGATAAAACTTTCTTAGGTAGCCCCATTCCTAAAGGAACTTATGGATTTGGAGTAAACTTGACAGTTCATTCAATTGATTTTGGAATTGATTTCCAAGGTGTTTTTGGTAATAAAATTTATAATTATAACCGTGAGCAACGTTATGGTAATGAAAGTTGGGATCTTGATATGTATAATAACAGATGGACAGGTGCAGGTACTTCAAACACCAATTCTATGATTACTTCCAACCAATCTGTTATTTTACCAAGTAGCTTTTATGTAGAAGATGGTAGCTATTTTAGAATCAGAAATATTCAGGTAGGATATAATTTGCCTTCATCATTAGCTCAATCTTTATCAGTTAAAAAACTGAGAATATATCTAAGTGCACAAAACCCATTAACAATTTTCAAGTATAACGGATTCTCTCCTGAAATTAACAATACAGACAGGGTACAAATGGGTATTGATAATAATATTTATCCAATTTCTGCTATTTATACAATGGGTATGAATTTAACATTTTAA
- a CDS encoding DUF4197 family protein — MKKYIIAAALIFGTGAVITTSLNSCSTLATSDLGLAVIKRVLLGGINKGANIYGNKEAFLQNNLVDKALPKELRDINSTLEKIAPSIVAKEREYIAEAAVYTVGISKPILETAVNSLNAQDVTRIIQGEKGTATLILKEKTQTQLVAAIAPRVEQELNKYGIVKTINTVLSGSNLLGSLLGGNKTNVNAGGLSMLASEQIVNGLFNIIEDHEKQNSASLLAPFGK; from the coding sequence ATGAAAAAATATATTATAGCCGCTGCATTAATCTTCGGAACTGGTGCAGTGATTACCACAAGTTTAAATTCTTGCTCTACCCTTGCTACTTCAGATTTAGGATTAGCAGTCATTAAAAGAGTATTATTGGGCGGAATCAACAAAGGAGCGAATATTTACGGCAACAAGGAAGCTTTCTTACAAAACAATTTAGTAGACAAAGCGCTACCTAAAGAGTTGAGAGATATCAATAGTACTTTAGAAAAAATAGCGCCTTCAATCGTTGCTAAAGAGAGAGAATACATTGCCGAAGCTGCAGTTTACACTGTAGGTATTTCAAAACCAATCTTGGAAACAGCAGTAAATAGCTTGAATGCACAAGATGTAACCAGAATTATTCAGGGTGAAAAAGGAACAGCCACTTTAATTTTGAAAGAAAAAACTCAGACGCAACTTGTTGCAGCAATTGCACCAAGAGTTGAGCAGGAACTTAATAAATATGGCATCGTAAAAACCATCAACACTGTATTATCGGGAAGCAATCTTTTGGGAAGTCTTTTAGGTGGAAATAAAACTAACGTCAACGCAGGTGGATTGAGCATGTTGGCTTCAGAGCAAATTGTAAACGGTCTTTTTAATATCATTGAAGATCATGAGAAGCAAAACTCGGCGTCGTTGCTTGCGCCATTTGGAAAATAG
- a CDS encoding DUF493 family protein yields the protein MEILQGNENKNPDEFYKSLKEKLENNHDFPEDYLFKFIIPTDDAKLTEIYKVFDGIKFTLGNRESKNGKYTACNINAFVLDADQVVRIYKEVATIENVILL from the coding sequence ATGGAAATATTACAAGGAAATGAAAACAAAAATCCTGACGAATTTTATAAATCATTAAAGGAAAAACTAGAAAACAATCATGATTTTCCAGAAGATTATCTGTTTAAATTTATTATTCCGACAGATGATGCGAAGCTTACAGAAATTTATAAAGTTTTCGACGGTATAAAGTTTACACTGGGAAACCGCGAAAGCAAGAACGGAAAATATACAGCATGCAATATCAATGCTTTTGTTTTGGATGCAGATCAGGTAGTTCGTATTTATAAAGAAGTTGCAACAATAGAAAATGTCATTTTATTGTAA
- a CDS encoding ArsC/Spx/MgsR family protein yields the protein MIKVLHNGNCSKSNAVLEYLDENGVQFEIINIVEDPLSVLELKTVLKKLNQSVFHIIRKEEKLYLEKFAGKDHSEEEWLQILSENPSLIQRPIIIKGSVAMLGRPLENVKFFIEK from the coding sequence ATGATTAAGGTCTTACACAACGGAAACTGTTCAAAATCTAATGCTGTTTTAGAGTATTTAGACGAAAATGGTGTTCAGTTTGAAATTATCAATATTGTGGAAGATCCTTTAAGTGTTTTGGAACTGAAAACGGTTTTGAAAAAACTGAATCAAAGTGTTTTTCATATCATCAGAAAAGAAGAAAAATTATATCTTGAAAAATTTGCAGGAAAAGATCATTCTGAAGAAGAGTGGCTTCAGATTTTATCTGAAAATCCTTCTCTAATACAAAGACCAATCATTATAAAAGGTTCGGTCGCCATGTTGGGAAGACCTCTCGAAAATGTGAAATTCTTCATAGAAAAATAG
- a CDS encoding deoxynucleoside kinase produces MHIAVTGNIGAGKTTLTTMLAKHYGWDAQFEDVDHNPYLEDFYADMSKWSFALQIYFLGSRFRQVKEIRESGKNIIQDRTIYEDAHIFAENLNDMKLLSDRDFKNYASLFDLMKTFVSAPDLLIYLKSDVPNLVKKIYKRGREYEASISIEYLSKLNQKYEKWISNYTEGKLLIIDVDNLDFVEKPEDFGFILEKIDAELNGLF; encoded by the coding sequence ATGCATATTGCAGTTACAGGAAACATTGGTGCAGGAAAAACTACTTTAACGACGATGCTTGCCAAACATTACGGTTGGGATGCCCAGTTTGAAGACGTAGATCACAATCCTTATCTGGAAGATTTTTACGCAGACATGAGTAAGTGGAGTTTTGCTCTGCAGATTTATTTTCTGGGCAGCAGATTCCGTCAGGTAAAAGAGATCAGAGAAAGTGGGAAAAACATTATTCAAGATCGTACGATCTATGAAGATGCGCATATTTTTGCAGAAAACCTGAATGATATGAAGCTTTTGTCGGATAGAGATTTTAAAAACTATGCATCGCTTTTTGATTTGATGAAAACTTTTGTTTCGGCACCTGATTTGCTTATTTATCTTAAATCTGATGTGCCCAATCTGGTAAAAAAAATCTATAAAAGAGGAAGGGAATATGAAGCTTCAATCAGTATAGAATATCTTTCTAAGCTGAATCAGAAGTACGAAAAATGGATTTCAAATTATACAGAAGGCAAACTATTGATTATTGATGTTGATAATCTTGATTTTGTAGAAAAACCGGAAGATTTCGGCTTTATTTTAGAAAAAATAGATGCTGAACTGAATGGTTTGTTTTAA
- a CDS encoding glutaminyl-peptide cyclotransferase: MKNKIIVGFAALLMVMSCKNDEKILTSLADYNASMETTGYHFGDKLDLPKDVLENAESITISFGEKESTSLTVDPKYFTLGDNAVTFNIKTKGGETLYQDATINVYSKSPEQNLNYEVIAEYPHDPKNFTQGFQIDGNTVYESEGQYGSSRLITYKLGENTPIKETKQPDDVFSEGSTIAGDKVYQLTWENKKGFVYDKSTLSLVSEFAYPDMMVKGWGLTYDGKNLIASDGTKNLYFLDKNDPSKMVKYISVAGNTSVYDQLNELEYYKGFIYANVWHKPIILKINPANGEVVGKFDFTKIAEQYTDAKKNPTADSEHVLNGIAFKGDNMLVTGKNWSKIYEVAIK, encoded by the coding sequence ATGAAAAATAAGATAATTGTAGGTTTTGCAGCTTTACTTATGGTAATGTCTTGTAAAAACGACGAAAAAATATTGACTTCTCTGGCTGATTATAACGCATCGATGGAAACTACAGGTTATCATTTTGGCGACAAGCTAGATCTTCCCAAAGATGTTTTAGAAAATGCAGAAAGCATTACCATTAGTTTTGGCGAAAAAGAATCTACAAGCCTTACCGTTGACCCAAAATATTTTACATTAGGTGATAATGCGGTAACTTTTAATATTAAAACGAAAGGCGGCGAAACTTTATATCAGGATGCTACAATCAATGTATACAGCAAAAGCCCTGAACAAAATTTAAACTATGAAGTTATAGCTGAATATCCACACGATCCTAAAAACTTTACACAAGGTTTCCAGATTGATGGAAATACAGTTTATGAAAGCGAAGGACAGTATGGTTCGTCAAGATTAATCACATATAAACTTGGAGAAAATACTCCGATTAAAGAAACAAAACAACCTGATGATGTTTTTTCTGAAGGAAGCACGATTGCAGGAGATAAAGTGTATCAGCTGACTTGGGAAAACAAAAAAGGATTTGTTTACGACAAAAGTACTTTAAGCCTGGTTTCTGAATTTGCTTATCCCGATATGATGGTAAAAGGTTGGGGTTTAACGTATGACGGGAAAAATCTTATTGCTTCTGACGGAACCAAAAATCTTTATTTTTTAGATAAAAATGATCCTTCGAAAATGGTTAAATATATTTCTGTAGCAGGAAATACTTCAGTATATGACCAATTAAACGAGTTGGAATATTACAAAGGATTTATCTATGCAAACGTTTGGCACAAACCTATTATTTTAAAAATTAATCCTGCAAACGGTGAAGTGGTAGGGAAATTTGATTTTACAAAAATTGCAGAACAATATACTGATGCGAAAAAAAATCCAACAGCAGATTCTGAGCATGTTTTAAACGGAATTGCTTTTAAAGGAGATAATATGTTGGTTACAGGCAAAAATTGGTCGAAAATTTATGAAGTTGCCATCAAATAG
- a CDS encoding VOC family protein, with protein sequence MKFKSLQPILWTENLDETIGFYLHILGFSLNERNDDWQWASLQKDGIQMMISKPNQHEKISSIGFSGSFYFNVENVDEAWEDLKIKTNICYEIETFEWGMREFAIYDNNGYILQFAQPASEISRAE encoded by the coding sequence ATGAAATTCAAATCTCTACAACCCATTTTATGGACTGAAAATTTAGATGAAACCATCGGTTTTTATCTTCATATTCTGGGATTTTCTTTAAATGAAAGAAACGACGATTGGCAATGGGCTTCTTTGCAAAAAGATGGTATTCAGATGATGATCTCAAAACCCAATCAACATGAGAAAATAAGCAGCATCGGTTTTTCCGGTTCGTTTTATTTTAATGTTGAAAATGTAGATGAGGCATGGGAAGATTTAAAAATCAAAACCAATATCTGCTACGAAATTGAAACCTTTGAATGGGGAATGAGAGAGTTTGCTATCTATGATAACAACGGATATATTCTGCAATTTGCTCAACCTGCGTCAGAAATTAGCAGAGCGGAATAA
- a CDS encoding Na+/H+ antiporter gives MIHDYVIISIAVLLSVMILVMVGQKLKVAYPIFLVIAGLLVSFIPGMPQIEIEPDLVFLIFLPPILFEAAWFTSWQDFHKWRKQIFSMAFGLVFLTSIVVAYLSSSIIPGLTVAMGFLLGGVNSPPDAVAATSVLKNMKIPKKITTILEGESLINDASSLIVFKFALAAVISGQFIFREAVTDFFTMAIGGVAVGIGAGLVFGKFLRLIPSNSNIDTVITLIVPYVMYVAAEHFHFSGVLAVVAGGLLMSYNSHCYLSHTSRIQTGNVWSVVIFLMNTIIFILIGLELPIVVGAMKDYTISEGVFYSIVIGGAIIFTRLAYSYAIVYVPRLLSKKVRQENPKPDWKEPFIISFAAMRGVVSLAAALSIPVYISPGEAFPHRNIILFVTFVIILITLVGQGLLLAPILKFLKIEDAGSELPEEKQEAILMKKLKETALQKLTSDFSELSESNSLVKHQIYKLENEMKLIADKAQCMGSAVDYATAMNENKDVLRQVIQAQRNELHRMKREKIFDDHVMRTIEMQLDFDEAKITGFAH, from the coding sequence ATGATTCACGATTATGTAATTATTTCCATCGCTGTACTTTTATCGGTGATGATTTTGGTGATGGTAGGGCAGAAGCTCAAAGTAGCTTATCCGATTTTTCTTGTGATTGCAGGTTTACTCGTAAGCTTTATTCCGGGAATGCCGCAAATAGAAATTGAGCCCGATTTGGTATTTCTCATATTTCTTCCGCCCATTTTATTTGAAGCAGCTTGGTTTACTTCATGGCAGGATTTTCATAAATGGCGAAAACAGATATTTTCAATGGCATTTGGATTGGTTTTCTTAACATCGATTGTCGTTGCCTACCTTTCTTCATCAATCATTCCTGGATTGACCGTTGCAATGGGATTTCTTTTGGGTGGTGTAAATTCTCCTCCAGATGCGGTTGCAGCAACTTCTGTTTTAAAAAACATGAAGATTCCTAAAAAAATTACCACCATTTTAGAAGGCGAAAGTCTGATTAATGATGCATCGAGTTTAATTGTATTTAAATTTGCTTTGGCTGCGGTAATTTCAGGACAATTTATTTTCCGTGAAGCTGTTACGGATTTCTTTACAATGGCCATTGGTGGTGTTGCAGTAGGAATCGGAGCAGGTTTGGTTTTTGGAAAGTTTTTAAGATTAATTCCTTCCAATTCTAATATAGATACCGTAATTACATTGATTGTTCCTTACGTAATGTACGTTGCAGCCGAGCATTTTCACTTTTCGGGAGTTTTGGCGGTTGTTGCAGGAGGATTATTAATGTCTTATAATTCGCATTGTTATTTAAGTCATACGTCGAGAATTCAAACGGGGAATGTTTGGAGTGTTGTCATTTTCTTGATGAATACCATTATTTTTATTTTAATTGGACTTGAATTACCGATTGTAGTTGGCGCAATGAAAGATTATACAATTTCAGAAGGTGTTTTTTACAGTATTGTGATTGGAGGTGCTATCATTTTTACTCGTTTGGCTTACAGTTATGCAATTGTTTATGTTCCAAGGCTTTTGTCTAAAAAAGTTCGGCAGGAAAATCCAAAACCCGATTGGAAAGAACCTTTTATCATCAGTTTTGCAGCGATGAGAGGAGTGGTTTCTTTGGCGGCCGCACTTTCAATTCCTGTTTATATCAGTCCGGGAGAAGCTTTTCCGCACAGAAATATTATTTTGTTTGTGACTTTTGTGATCATTCTGATTACTTTGGTCGGACAAGGTTTGCTGCTTGCACCAATTTTAAAATTCCTAAAAATTGAAGACGCAGGAAGTGAGCTTCCGGAAGAAAAGCAGGAAGCTATTTTAATGAAAAAATTAAAAGAAACCGCGCTTCAAAAACTGACTTCAGATTTCTCGGAATTATCAGAAAGTAATAGTCTCGTAAAGCATCAGATCTATAAACTGGAAAACGAAATGAAATTAATTGCCGATAAAGCGCAATGTATGGGCTCTGCAGTAGATTATGCAACCGCAATGAATGAAAATAAAGATGTTTTAAGACAAGTCATTCAGGCGCAGAGAAACGAACTTCACCGTATGAAACGTGAAAAAATATTCGACGACCACGTGATGAGAACTATTGAAATGCAGCTCGATTTTGATGAAGCTAAAATTACAGGCTTTGCCCATTAA
- a CDS encoding DUF2490 domain-containing protein: protein MKFLKKLAVSVLCFGSVLSFAQESDLGAWYMYFGNNKISKKLNFHNEIQYRNFDGIGDLEQLLIRTGIGYDLTENNNNVLLGYGFILSQPYVKGEKSENIEHRIFQQFITKQKFGRFNLQHRYRLEERFLQDDFRMRFRYLLGLNIPINNKVMLPKTLYVSAYNEIFLNLDSPVFDRNRVYGALGFIINKNMRIEAGYMNQLQENKNRGQIQIGFYNNIPFTKN, encoded by the coding sequence ATGAAGTTTTTAAAAAAGTTAGCGGTTTCTGTTTTGTGTTTTGGAAGCGTTCTGTCATTTGCTCAGGAAAGTGATTTGGGAGCTTGGTATATGTATTTTGGGAATAATAAAATCAGCAAAAAGCTGAATTTCCATAATGAGATTCAATACCGTAATTTTGATGGAATTGGTGATTTGGAACAATTATTAATTCGTACCGGAATTGGTTATGATTTGACAGAAAATAACAATAATGTTTTGCTGGGTTATGGTTTTATTTTGAGCCAGCCTTATGTAAAAGGTGAAAAATCAGAAAATATTGAGCACCGTATTTTCCAGCAGTTTATTACAAAGCAGAAGTTCGGAAGATTTAATCTGCAGCACCGTTACCGTTTAGAAGAACGTTTTTTACAGGATGATTTCAGGATGAGGTTCCGTTACTTGTTAGGATTGAATATTCCGATTAATAACAAGGTGATGTTACCGAAAACTCTTTATGTTTCAGCGTATAATGAAATTTTTCTTAATTTAGATAGTCCTGTTTTCGACAGAAACCGAGTTTATGGCGCTTTAGGATTTATCATTAATAAAAATATGAGAATTGAAGCGGGATATATGAATCAGCTTCAGGAAAATAAAAACCGTGGACAGATACAAATCGGTTTTTATAATAACATACCTTTTACTAAAAATTAA
- a CDS encoding DUF1398 domain-containing protein encodes MKFTIDEIKAEHQKVKSGADFPNYIQQIKKLGVSHYTTFVADGNTKYFDVENNFAETGKKYDALEIAENVNLENFKTRLKLHQQGGTDYPTFCKDCAENGVEGWKMNLNKMTCTYFDKNQNDILEEIVPSQL; translated from the coding sequence ATGAAATTTACAATTGATGAAATTAAAGCAGAACACCAAAAAGTAAAAAGTGGTGCTGATTTTCCGAATTATATTCAACAAATAAAAAAACTGGGAGTTTCTCATTACACAACATTTGTTGCTGATGGAAATACAAAATATTTTGATGTTGAAAATAATTTTGCCGAAACAGGAAAAAAATATGATGCTTTAGAAATCGCCGAAAATGTAAATCTTGAAAATTTTAAAACCAGATTAAAGCTTCACCAGCAAGGCGGTACAGATTATCCTACATTTTGTAAAGATTGTGCCGAAAATGGAGTAGAAGGTTGGAAGATGAATCTCAATAAAATGACCTGCACTTATTTTGATAAAAATCAGAATGATATTTTAGAAGAAATAGTTCCTTCACAGCTTTAA